In a single window of the Nicotiana tomentosiformis chromosome 10, ASM39032v3, whole genome shotgun sequence genome:
- the LOC138899836 gene encoding uncharacterized protein, with product MGAAFRWWEAYERSKPADVASLSWYEFFVFILVKFVPPTSMEELCRRFEQLCQEGISMTQYEMKFSKLAHHTIWLVPTERERIRRFTDGLNYQLHFVMTRENTSGARFHEVVDIAWRIELPCIQEQEEREAKRPHGSGDFSGVLSGGSPTTVGVVLIGPLRWLVKFIVVH from the coding sequence atGGGGGCggcctttagatggtgggaggcttatgagcgGAGCAAACCAGCCGATGTTGCATCACTTTCATGGTACGAGTTCTTTGTTTTCATCTTAGTGAAGTTTGTGCCACCGACCAGCATGGAGGAGTTGTGTAGGCGgtttgagcagctatgccagGAGGGTATTTctatgacccagtacgagatgaaaTTTTCAAAGTTGGCTCATCacacgatctggttggttcccacagagagggagaggattaggaggttcactgatggcctcaactatcagttgcattttgttatgactcgggagaatacatcaggtgctaggttccacgaggtggttgatattgcttggCGGATAGAGTTGCCCTGTATTCAGGAGCAGgaggagagagaggctaagaggcctcatggttcgggtgatttcagcggtgttctttctgggggtagtcctaccacagtaggggtcgtccttataggcccgctcagatggcttgtcaagttcatcgtggtgcattag